From Coffea arabica cultivar ET-39 chromosome 10e, Coffea Arabica ET-39 HiFi, whole genome shotgun sequence, one genomic window encodes:
- the LOC113711483 gene encoding dirigent protein 11-like: MAKGSALASIQISLVLLLAIFVCSEADLLDPYYCCRGKETKITVYLQLFTGGPKTTSVAVAGAPGRPRTLSEFGTIFVNDANMTEGISYRSPTIGRAQGLYIVSARNGNSSQGIFSFIFSNSQYNGSTLEFQGPGFILQTGGPTSEIPVIGGTKKFRLARGYGLFKIVRQNLSLNNTVIMGNITVVSNNKFE, from the coding sequence ATGGCAAAAGGTTCAGCTTTAGCATCCATCCAAATTTCCCTTGTGCTATTACTAGCAATCTTTGTTTGTTCAGAAGCTGATCTTCTTGACCCTTACTACTGCTGCCGTGGAAAGGAGACCAAGATTACTGTGTACCTTCAATTGTTTACAGGCGGACCAAAAACCACCAGTGTTGCAGTTGCCGGCGCCCCTGGTAGGCCCAGAACTCTCTCCGAATTTGGAACCATTTTTGTTAATGATGCTAACATGACAGAAGGCATCAGCTACAGATCTCCAACTATTGGTCGAGCCCAAGGCCTTTATATAGTTTCAGCCCGGAATGGAAACAGCTCACAGGgcatattttccttcattttctccAACTCACAATACAACGGTAGCACATTGGAATTCCAAGGACCAGGATTTATCTTACAAACAGGTGGTCCGACGAGTGAAATTCCAGTAATTGGTGGCACCAAAAAGTTTAGGCTTGCTCGGGGATATGGACTTTTTAAGATAGTTCGACAAAATCTGTCACTGAATAATACGGTTATAATGGGCAATATTACCGTAGTTTCCAATAATAAGTTTGAATAA
- the LOC140015242 gene encoding uncharacterized protein, whose protein sequence is MEVYCDHKTIEEVLKMQFNEPVETYAAPPKSGVLIEEIDDEGRVIEEPCTDMAEIESGKQKTTTKTVGGVGTSKGRDNDAADDTTSSSDNEQFSADDNFCRDDLMFEDAGNVGAAFDGDKIDDQLDSGEESSEERGGHIPKFIDFIPERDMKNPKFFKGQRFADSREFKEALKNYAIVNGKPVKPCKNERKRVRAKCKHPCRWFVFASTVNCLGTNDLVVKSIYDKHENCGHAWKNRAITSKWLANRYEERYRSNLQLPVKELIQTVDEEYRSKITRAVAYKARALATQTVKGSAEEQYKLLGRYSEELKKTHPGTTTEIVFTPFRKPGGNPTFMRFYCCLGPLKRGFFSGCRPLIGLDGCHIKGTHRGQLLTAMGVDPNNGWWPIAWAVVEKEAGEQWKWFLQLLADDLNIDNQHHYTFISDQQKGLDRAMSEILPGSEHRYCVQHMYRNFKKKHPGKALKSKMWGIATSTSMEEFNKAMEDMKDFDCEAFKWVEKAPHARHWCKAFFPVHTKCDMLVNNICETFNAFILEARDKPIISMLEQIREKVMQRIQQRREGISKWTEPVGPLIKELIEDRIKQACLWEPIWNGLYGYQVKGPRAAQYAVDFRKNTCTCQLWEISGIPCIHAISAMLVSDRNPMQFTAPCYSRELFAKIYENVLEPISGISLWPNSEHLEMDPPVACVQPGRPKKARRRDITEEKGNGTKLRKIVVMHCRKCGETGHNAATCSRDRGAEQ, encoded by the exons ATGGAAGTTTACTGTGACCATAAGACCATTGAAGAGGTAttgaaaatgcaattcaatGAGCCAGTAGAGACATATGCAGCACCACCAAAATCTGGTGTTTTGATAGAAGAAATAGATGATGAGGGCAGAGTTATAGAGGAGCCTTGTACTGATATG GCTGAAATTGAAAGTGGCAAACAAAAGACAACAACTAAAACAGTGGGAGGGGTAGGTACTAGTAAGGGTAGAGACAATGATGCTGCTGATGACACGACCAGCAGCTCAGATAATGAGCAGTTCAGTGCTGATGATAATTTCTGCAGAGATGACTTGATGTTTGAGGATGCAGGCA ATGTTGGAGCTGCATTTGATGGGGACAAAatagatgatcaactagatagTGGGGAAGAGTCATCTGAGGAAAGGGGAGGACATATCCCTAAATTCATTGACTTTATCCCAGAGAGGGACATGAAGAATCCAAAATTCTTTAAAGGGCAAAGATTTGCTGATAGCAGGGAGTTCAAAGAAGCTCTTAAAAACTATGCAATTGTTAATGGTAAACCTGTGAAGCCTtgcaaaaatgagagaaaaagagTTAGAGCAAAATGTAAGCACCCCTGTAGGTGGTTTGTTTTTGCCTCAACAGTAAATTGTCTAGGCACAAATGACTTAGTGGTGAAGTCAATCTATGATAAGCATGAAAACTGTGGCCATGCTTGGAAGAATAGAGCTATTACCTCAAAGTGGTTGGCAAATAGGTATGAAGAGAGGTACAGATCCAACCTACAACTGCCTGTGAAAGAGTTAATACAAACAGTTGATGAAGAGTACAGGTCCAAAATCACTAGAGCAGTGGCATATAAAGCAAGAGCACTAGCTACCCAAACTGTGAAGGGTTCAGCTGAAGAGCAGTACAAACTTTTGGGTAGGTACTCTGAGGAGCTTAAAAAAACTCATCCAGGTACAACGACTGAAATTGTATTCACTCCATTCAGAAAACCTGGTGGTAATCCAACATTCATGCGATTCTATTGCTGTTTGGGGCCACTTAAGAGGGGATTTTTTAGTGGTTGCAGGCCACTAATAGGTCTTGATGGTTGTCATATTAAAGGAACTCATCGTGGTCAATTACTAACAGCTATGGGTGTTGACCCTAACAATGGATGGTGGCCCATTGCATGGGCAGTTGTTGAAAAAGAAGCTGGAGAGCAATGGAAATGGTTCCTTCAACTCCTTGCTGATGACTTGAATATTGACAATCAACATCATTACACCTTCATTTCTGATCAACAAAAG GGATTGGACAGAGCTATGTCTGAGATACTTCCTGGGAGTGAGCATAGATATTGTGTACAACATATGtacagaaattttaaaaagaaacatCCCGGCAAAGCTTTGAAATCCAAGATGTGGGGTATAGCCACTAGTACAAGTATGGAAGAGTTCAACAAGGCCATGGAAGACATGAAAGATTTTGACTGTGAGGCCTTTAAATGGGTGGAAAAAGCACCTCATGCCAGGCACTGGTGTAAGGCATTTTTTCCAGTCCATACGAAATGTGATATGCTGGTAAACAATATTTGTGAAACCTTCAATGCGTTCATTCTTGAAGCCAGAGACAAACCAATAATATCAATGCTTGAACAAATAAGAGAGAAGGTGATGCAGAGGATCCAACAAAGAAGAGAAGGGATATCTAAATGGACTGAACCAGTAGGGCCCCTAATCAAAGAATTGATTGAGGATAGAATTAAGCAGGCCTGTCTTTGGGAGCCAATCTGGAATGGTTTGTATGGCTACCAAGTGAAAGGTCCTCGGGCAGCTCAATATGCAGTAGATTTCAGAAAAAACACATGCACGTGCCAACTTTGGGAGATAAGTGGGATTCCGTGTATTCATGCCATTTCTGCAATGCTGGTGTCTGATAGAAATCCAATGCAGTTCACAGCCCCATGCTACTCAAGAGAGttgtttgctaaaatttatGAGAATGTCTTGGAGCCAATTAGTGGGATCTCACTTTGGCCTAATTCTGAGCATTTGGAAATGGATCCTCCAGTCGCTTGTGTACAACCTGGAAGGCCAAAAAAGGCTAGAAGAAGGGATATAACAGAGGAAAAGGGAAATGGTACAAAGCTGCGCAAGATAGTTGTGATGCACTGTAGAAAATGTGGAGAGACTGGCCACAATGCTGCAACTTGTTCAAGGGATAGAGGGGCTGAGCAGTAA
- the LOC113714135 gene encoding dirigent protein 2-like has translation MAKGSALASIQISLVLLLAIFVCSEADLLDPYYCCRGKETKITVYLQLFTGGPKTTSVAVAGAPGRPRTLSEFGTIFVNDANMTEGISYRSPTIGRAQGLYIVSARNGSSSQGLFSLLFSNSQYNGSTLEFQGPGFNLQTGGPTSEIPVIGGTKKFRLARGYGLFKIVRQNLSLNNTVIMGNITVVSNNKFE, from the coding sequence ATGGCAAAAGGTTCAGCTTTAGCATCCATCCAAATTTCCCTTGTGCTATTACTAGCAATCTTTGTTTGTTCAGAAGCTGATCTTCTTGACCCTTACTACTGCTGCCGTGGAAAGGAGACCAAGATTACTGTGTACCTTCAATTGTTTACAGGCGGACCAAAAACCACCAGTGTTGCAGTTGCCGGCGCCCCTGGTAGGCCCAGAACTCTCTCCGAATTTGGAACCATTTTTGTTAATGATGCTAACATGACAGAAGGCATCAGCTACAGATCTCCAACTATTGGTCGAGCCCAAGGCCTTTATATAGTTTCAGCCCGTAATGGATCCAGCTCACAGGGCTTATTTTCCCTCCTTTTCTCCAACTCACAATACAACGGTAGCACATTGGAATTCCAAGGACCAGGATTTAACTTACAAACAGGTGGTCCGACGAGTGAAATTCCAGTAATTGGTGGCACCAAAAAGTTTAGGCTTGCTCGGGGATATGGACTTTTTAAGATAGTTCGACAAAATCTGTCACTGAATAATACGGTTATAATGGGCAACATTACCGTAGTGTCCAATAATAAGTTTGAATAA